A part of Anaerotignum faecicola genomic DNA contains:
- a CDS encoding MBL fold metallo-hydrolase, translating into MKIACYAAGSVGTNNYVISDDNGITAIIDCDGSPAPLYQYVEQNHLKVTHILLTHGHYDHIGSVNEVAAHFGCKIVGAAKEMPVFTDPALNCSQFVGGPIIVHPDILVSEGDKVTVGDMEFDVMETPGHTVGSICFIGKDIIFSGDTLFQGSCGRTDLPTGDWDDIKKSLKRLAALPGDYQVYSGHGPATTLETERRTNPYMR; encoded by the coding sequence ATGAAAATTGCTTGCTACGCTGCGGGTTCCGTCGGCACAAATAATTATGTAATTTCCGATGACAACGGTATCACCGCTATCATCGACTGCGACGGCAGCCCTGCACCTTTATATCAGTATGTAGAACAGAATCATCTCAAGGTTACACATATTCTGCTGACCCATGGACATTATGACCATATCGGCTCCGTCAACGAGGTTGCCGCACATTTCGGCTGTAAAATCGTCGGCGCGGCAAAGGAAATGCCCGTCTTCACCGATCCTGCGCTCAACTGTTCCCAGTTTGTCGGCGGCCCCATCATCGTTCACCCCGATATTCTGGTTTCCGAGGGCGATAAGGTAACCGTCGGCGATATGGAATTTGACGTAATGGAAACCCCCGGACATACCGTAGGCTCCATCTGCTTTATCGGCAAGGATATCATTTTCAGCGGCGATACCCTGTTTCAGGGCTCCTGCGGCAGAACAGACCTCCCCACCGGCGATTGGGATGATATCAAAAAATCCCTGAAAAGGCTCGCCGCACTCCCCGGGGATTATCAGGTATATTCCGGTCATGGCCCTGCCACCACGCTGGAAACAGAACGCAGAACCAACCCCTACATGAGATAA
- the glpK gene encoding glycerol kinase GlpK, translating into MKYILSLDQGTTSSRAILFDQNGQMKSVAQKEFQQYYPHPGWVEHDALEIWETQLSVARDAIAKLGISAREIAAIGITNQRETTILWDKRNGKPIYHAIVWQCRRTAPYCDSLQEQGYTEKIRKKTGLLIDAYFSATKIRWILQNVPEAKALAESGNLLFGTIDTWLIWNLTGGQVHATDYSNASRTMLFNIHTLEWDTELLDLLEIPRSILPEVRPSSGIFGSTLPLLFGESIPIAGAAGDQQSALFGQACFSPGTAKNTFGTGGFLLMNTGDKPVFSQNGLVTTIAWGLGGKITYALEGSIFVAGAAIQWLRDELGLISSAGETEGLCREVPDTCGVYLVPAFVGLGAPYWDPYARGCLTGLTRGANRCHIVRAAVESMAYQTYDVLHAMEQDAGIPLAELRVDGGAAANSFLLQFQSDITGVPVLRPSTLETTALGAAYLAGLAVGYWADLSEIRRNWQVSAAFSPAAESEKIKEKLAGWHHAVRQARLSDEAE; encoded by the coding sequence ATGAAATACATTCTTTCCTTAGACCAAGGCACAACCAGCTCCCGCGCGATTCTTTTCGACCAGAACGGGCAGATGAAAAGCGTTGCGCAGAAGGAATTTCAGCAATACTATCCCCACCCCGGCTGGGTGGAGCATGACGCTCTGGAAATCTGGGAAACACAGCTTTCGGTTGCGCGCGATGCCATTGCCAAGCTTGGCATTTCCGCAAGGGAAATTGCCGCCATCGGCATCACCAACCAGCGCGAAACCACCATCCTCTGGGACAAGCGCAACGGAAAACCGATTTATCATGCCATTGTCTGGCAGTGCAGAAGAACCGCACCCTATTGTGATTCTTTGCAGGAGCAGGGCTACACCGAAAAAATCCGCAAAAAAACAGGGCTTCTGATTGATGCCTATTTCTCCGCAACAAAAATCCGCTGGATTCTGCAAAATGTTCCCGAAGCAAAGGCACTTGCAGAAAGCGGCAATCTGCTTTTCGGCACCATTGATACCTGGCTGATTTGGAACCTAACCGGCGGACAGGTTCATGCCACCGATTATTCCAACGCCTCCCGTACCATGCTGTTCAATATCCATACGCTGGAATGGGATACCGAGCTTCTGGATCTACTGGAAATCCCGCGTTCCATCCTGCCCGAGGTGCGCCCGTCCAGCGGCATTTTCGGCAGCACGCTCCCCCTTCTCTTTGGCGAAAGCATCCCGATTGCAGGGGCGGCAGGCGATCAGCAGTCCGCCTTATTCGGGCAGGCGTGCTTCTCCCCCGGCACCGCCAAGAATACCTTTGGCACAGGCGGCTTTCTGCTGATGAACACAGGAGACAAGCCCGTTTTTTCGCAAAATGGCTTAGTCACCACGATTGCATGGGGTCTAGGTGGCAAAATCACCTACGCACTGGAGGGCTCTATTTTCGTTGCAGGCGCGGCAATCCAATGGCTGCGCGATGAATTGGGGCTGATTTCCTCCGCCGGGGAAACAGAAGGACTTTGCAGAGAGGTTCCCGATACCTGTGGTGTCTATCTCGTGCCTGCCTTTGTGGGCTTGGGCGCGCCCTATTGGGACCCCTACGCGCGCGGCTGCCTAACAGGGCTGACCCGCGGCGCAAACCGCTGTCATATCGTGCGCGCGGCAGTCGAGTCCATGGCATACCAAACCTATGATGTCCTCCACGCTATGGAGCAGGATGCAGGCATTCCCCTCGCAGAGCTGCGTGTGGACGGCGGTGCGGCGGCAAATTCCTTCCTGCTGCAATTCCAGTCCGATATCACAGGCGTACCCGTTTTACGCCCCTCCACACTGGAAACCACTGCCCTCGGCGCGGCATATCTGGCAGGGCTTGCCGTCGGCTATTGGGCAGATTTATCGGAAATCCGCCGCAACTGGCAGGTTTCCGCCGCCTTCTCCCCTGCGGCAGAAAGTGAAAAAATCAAGGAAAAGCTGGCAGGCTGGCATCATGCGGTCAGACAGGCAAGGCTCTCCGATGAGGCAGAATAA
- the nrdD gene encoding anaerobic ribonucleoside-triphosphate reductase, translating to MYVIKKDNTHEAWNVQKVVVAVNKSAYRAMVKFTQEELDFICSFVEDKARSLGREGIPIAEMHNIVEAALEQVKPEVAKSYRDYRNYKQDFVKMLDEVYKKSQSIMYIGDKENSNSDSALVSTKRSLIYNQLNKELYQKFFMTTEELQACRDGYIYIHDMSARRDTMNCCLFNVKDVLTGGFEMGNLWYNEPKTLEVAFDVIGDIVLSAASQQYGGFTVPSVDLLLEPFAEKSYEKYYRRYIDMGLTARIADREAMKDIQKDFDQGFQGWEYKFNTVASSRGDYPFITMTFGTGTGKFAKIASITMLNVRRKGQGKKNCKKPVLFPKLVFLYDENLHGAGKELEDVFEAGILCSSKSMYPDWLSLTGEGYVAEIYKKYGAIISPMGCRAFLSPWFERGGMEPADAEDKPVFVGRFNIGAVSLHLPMIYAKAKQESRPFFEVLDYYLELIRQLHIRTYAYLGEMRASTNPLAYCEGGFYGGHLKFHEKIKPLLKTATASFGITALNELQELYNGKSLVEDGQFAIDTLQHINDKIAEYKKADGNLYAIYGTPAESLCGLQITQFRKKYGVIEHVSDRPYVSNSFHCHVTEDITPIEKQDLEKRFWDLSNGGKIQYVKYPIDYNLDAIRTLVRRAMKLGFYEGVNLSLAYCDDCGHQELEMDVCPKCGSKNLTKIERMNGYLSYSRVKGDTRLNDAKMAEIAERKSM from the coding sequence ATGTATGTCATCAAAAAGGATAACACCCACGAGGCATGGAATGTGCAGAAGGTCGTGGTTGCAGTTAATAAATCCGCTTATCGTGCCATGGTAAAATTCACACAGGAGGAGCTGGATTTCATCTGCTCCTTCGTGGAGGATAAGGCACGCTCTTTGGGGCGGGAGGGCATCCCCATCGCAGAAATGCACAATATCGTCGAAGCCGCCCTCGAGCAGGTGAAGCCGGAGGTTGCGAAAAGCTATCGGGACTACCGCAATTATAAGCAGGATTTTGTAAAAATGCTGGATGAGGTGTATAAAAAAAGCCAATCCATCATGTATATCGGGGACAAGGAAAACAGCAACTCCGACAGCGCCCTTGTTTCCACCAAGCGTTCTTTGATTTATAATCAGCTCAACAAGGAGCTTTATCAGAAATTTTTTATGACAACCGAGGAGCTGCAGGCGTGTCGGGATGGGTATATTTATATCCATGATATGTCTGCCAGAAGGGACACCATGAACTGCTGCCTGTTTAACGTGAAGGATGTGCTGACAGGCGGCTTTGAGATGGGGAATCTCTGGTATAACGAGCCGAAAACACTGGAGGTTGCCTTCGATGTCATCGGGGATATCGTGCTTTCCGCGGCGAGCCAGCAATACGGCGGCTTTACTGTGCCCTCCGTGGATTTGCTCCTTGAGCCATTTGCGGAGAAAAGCTACGAAAAATATTACCGCCGCTATATCGATATGGGTCTGACCGCGCGCATCGCAGACAGAGAAGCCATGAAGGATATCCAGAAGGATTTCGATCAGGGCTTTCAGGGCTGGGAATATAAATTCAATACCGTTGCGTCCAGCCGCGGCGATTACCCCTTCATCACAATGACCTTCGGCACAGGCACAGGCAAATTTGCGAAAATCGCATCCATCACTATGCTGAATGTCCGCAGAAAAGGGCAGGGCAAAAAGAACTGCAAAAAGCCTGTTCTTTTCCCGAAGCTGGTGTTCCTCTATGACGAAAACCTGCATGGCGCAGGAAAGGAATTGGAGGATGTCTTTGAGGCAGGGATTCTCTGCTCCTCCAAGAGCATGTACCCCGATTGGCTTTCTCTGACAGGTGAGGGCTATGTAGCGGAGATTTACAAGAAATACGGTGCCATCATCAGCCCCATGGGCTGCAGAGCCTTCCTCTCCCCCTGGTTTGAGCGGGGCGGCATGGAGCCTGCCGATGCAGAGGACAAGCCTGTGTTCGTCGGGCGGTTCAATATCGGCGCGGTCAGCCTGCATCTGCCTATGATTTATGCCAAGGCAAAGCAGGAAAGCAGACCCTTCTTCGAGGTTCTGGATTACTATCTGGAGCTGATTCGTCAGCTGCATATCCGTACCTATGCCTACCTCGGCGAAATGCGTGCCTCTACAAATCCTCTGGCGTATTGTGAGGGCGGTTTTTACGGCGGTCACCTGAAATTCCATGAAAAGATTAAGCCGCTCTTAAAAACGGCGACAGCGTCCTTCGGCATTACGGCGCTGAATGAATTGCAGGAGCTCTACAACGGCAAATCTCTGGTTGAGGACGGGCAGTTTGCGATTGATACCCTACAGCATATCAATGATAAAATTGCGGAATACAAGAAGGCGGACGGCAATCTTTACGCCATCTACGGCACGCCTGCGGAAAGCCTCTGCGGCTTGCAGATTACGCAGTTCCGCAAGAAATACGGCGTGATTGAGCATGTTTCCGACCGCCCCTACGTTTCCAACAGCTTCCACTGCCATGTGACCGAGGATATCACCCCGATTGAAAAGCAGGATCTGGAAAAGCGCTTCTGGGATTTATCCAACGGCGGCAAAATTCAATATGTAAAATACCCGATTGATTATAATTTGGATGCCATCCGCACCCTTGTGCGCCGTGCCATGAAATTAGGCTTTTATGAGGGGGTCAATCTTTCCCTTGCCTATTGCGATGACTGCGGGCATCAGGAGCTGGAAATGGACGTTTGCCCGAAATGCGGCAGCAAAAATCTTACAAAAATCGAGCGCATGAACGGCTATCTTTCCTACTCCCGCGTGAAGGGGGATACCCGTCTGAATGACGCAAAAATGGCTGAAATCGCAGAAAGGAAGAGTATGTAA
- the nrdG gene encoding anaerobic ribonucleoside-triphosphate reductase activating protein has protein sequence MRYHNITKDDMLNGEGLRVVLWVSGCSHHCEGCHNAVTWDPEGGLVFDAAAEEELFSLLSRDYISGITFSGGDPLYTGNREEIERLARKVKLEYPEKNIWLYTGYRWEEISALPLMQYIDVLVDGKFIADLKDTKLHWKGSFNQRIIDVQKSLQSSSLYLYHAE, from the coding sequence ATGCGGTATCATAATATTACAAAGGACGATATGCTCAACGGCGAGGGGCTGCGTGTGGTGCTCTGGGTGAGCGGCTGTTCGCACCACTGCGAGGGCTGTCATAACGCCGTCACATGGGACCCTGAGGGGGGGCTTGTCTTTGATGCAGCGGCAGAGGAGGAGCTGTTCTCCCTGCTCTCCCGCGACTATATCAGCGGCATTACCTTCAGCGGCGGCGATCCGCTTTATACGGGCAATCGGGAGGAAATCGAACGGCTGGCGAGGAAGGTCAAGCTGGAATACCCGGAGAAAAATATCTGGCTGTATACAGGCTACCGCTGGGAGGAAATCAGCGCACTGCCGCTGATGCAATACATTGATGTGCTGGTGGATGGGAAATTCATCGCAGATTTGAAGGATACCAAGCTGCACTGGAAGGGAAGCTTCAATCAGCGCATCATTGATGTGCAGAAATCCCTGCAAAGCAGCTCCCTTTACTTATACCATGCAGAATGA
- a CDS encoding dUTP diphosphatase, with the protein MEKIKIKYLSDKIERLRYIDGKSDWIDLRAAERVELKKGEFQLIPLGVAMQLPQGFEAHIVPRSSTFKNFGIIQTNHCGIVDESYCGNNDQWFMPAFALRDTVIEVNDRICQFRIFAHQPTLTFEETDDLGNEDRGGLGSTGKQ; encoded by the coding sequence ATGGAAAAAATCAAGATTAAATATCTGAGCGATAAAATCGAAAGACTGCGCTACATTGACGGGAAATCCGACTGGATTGACCTGCGTGCGGCAGAGCGTGTAGAGCTGAAAAAGGGCGAATTTCAGCTGATTCCGCTGGGGGTTGCCATGCAGCTGCCGCAGGGGTTTGAGGCGCATATTGTGCCGCGCAGCTCAACCTTCAAGAACTTCGGCATCATCCAGACGAACCACTGCGGCATCGTGGATGAAAGCTACTGCGGCAACAATGACCAGTGGTTCATGCCGGCATTTGCGCTCCGGGATACGGTGATTGAGGTGAATGACAGAATCTGCCAGTTCCGCATATTTGCGCATCAGCCGACGCTGACATTTGAGGAAACAGACGACCTTGGGAACGAGGATCGCGGCGGACTCGGCTCGACCGGAAAGCAATAA
- a CDS encoding hemoblobin-interacting domain-containing protein — MKNKGMYRLLSGVLCTSVLLSSQAYAAASADYFDFPQNWSKDAMEFAVKNNFITGVSQDKIAPKAALTRTQLAAILSRVMKTGAGDVSVLDNFTDADKNAWYASAMAKAVELNILYGDGDSIYPDRPVTRQELFAILVRAFAVTGGDESTLASYNDAGSISSWAKAAISAMIAQGYASGYEDKTLRPTQQVTREEFAQLLYRMQEFYGSSAASDDKNKEEAKADEATKTNTKKTSGGGGSSSGGGSHSGGGSNSGSTATAEAIVDAEKAVVESTDMGTWLPLAFKDGYSIEKVTSVTVDGIDVTAKLSKVTTDGTIAKLPLVRTPKQVVIKSGDKTQTINLNGSGAASVYAGTQYLPKYVWAHGAVAAWDYYLTNYDKDGNVRINPTRTTFNLTEEANAHPYYSPDAEVKDGETFGEVVGNVTIMFNFNTDEEKAWFNGINKLELVEYNENKNTINSNLTYTSAGDVAHYNNKVGELTIPIGQSNFRNNGRYYVRVKSNGGDKASVLVPIHVVNEKAPTLLLRETAVSGRNLHFDVKDMTYAITTPIESVTLTDPKGDTKELRYINDYFLFGDLFVLYNDVNAEEGVNNLPYNGNYTITIRSNGFKEFSKSFNVTGGEDVSSKQAAVVYQSAAYDVMTHATGSGSGGGSSDSSGGYKVSADLLFDSDLLANALLLEEMGVTCAAATKVVDNWYNVICDAVFNQGDTTYNTHTGYLNAVNDAKVAGAEWLGYAEYIAAGNVKTTPNRPSAVKEVLEDGLLGDIQHSNTYGRLEAPKTTVGETKENQDVEITFENADAYMGKITKLYLNDNWQELSADAYTIEGNKITIKADALKIGENKITVDATGYLSNVVTIDYAKETEKELSLSVATPISEGQDVVITVTNSEGDFLKNLSGVVLKNSDGTEKTVYHQGYEGSNAVYYVVSEDGKTITLKNVEPGTYTVSVSANYYEALTTEGFTVERTTPLKTAPSVAKHEKKDKDGLLESTDYYRLTFSGLEGKDLDTYLGAIKKVTVGTKAYTEATSIYFQNDNYRTKIADSTYGGYKDALDLAVNGIDATGEGTVITVEAKGYETMTYTLKGDSATTDPGEDDKLTAPTVEKAELTTKSGFFEDCDYYRLRFGTISGTELTAYLNKVTGVTVNGVAYTKESTYMKESTFRVKAENDAYGTSAYDILDLAVNGVDTTKDTVIVITAEGYADVKFTINKTNGGGTTDPDEGKLTAPTVEKAELTTKSGFFEDCDYYRLRFGTISGTELTAYLNKVTGVTVNGDTYTKESTYMKESTFRVKAENDAYGTSAYDILDLAVNGVDTTKDTVIVITAEGYADLTYTIKKAGGSSDGKDDNTEEAKYKVSSCELVDGRYRLMFNGFSESELKSFLGNITEVTVAENKYTDKGWYSWGKHNYSKVDSKGYGVDSLELTADGFNTNDDTEIVIKGTLNGEEVTITFTYTAE; from the coding sequence ATGAAGAACAAAGGAATGTACCGATTGCTGTCGGGCGTACTTTGCACATCTGTACTGTTGAGCAGTCAGGCTTATGCTGCCGCATCTGCGGATTATTTTGATTTTCCGCAGAATTGGTCCAAGGACGCAATGGAATTTGCTGTTAAAAATAATTTCATCACAGGAGTAAGCCAGGATAAAATCGCGCCGAAGGCTGCCTTAACACGCACACAGCTGGCGGCAATCCTCTCTCGCGTGATGAAAACAGGCGCAGGCGATGTCAGCGTGCTGGATAACTTCACAGACGCGGATAAAAACGCATGGTATGCCAGCGCAATGGCAAAGGCAGTCGAGCTGAATATCCTCTATGGCGATGGAGATTCCATCTACCCCGATCGCCCCGTAACCAGACAGGAGCTGTTCGCCATTCTGGTCAGAGCTTTTGCCGTAACAGGTGGCGATGAAAGCACACTTGCATCCTATAACGACGCAGGCAGCATCAGCAGCTGGGCAAAGGCGGCAATCTCCGCAATGATTGCACAGGGCTATGCGTCAGGCTATGAGGATAAGACCCTTCGCCCCACACAGCAGGTAACAAGAGAAGAATTTGCACAGCTGCTGTATCGTATGCAGGAATTTTATGGCTCCTCCGCTGCTTCTGATGATAAAAATAAAGAAGAAGCCAAAGCCGATGAAGCCACCAAAACCAATACTAAGAAAACATCCGGCGGCGGCGGTTCCTCCTCCGGCGGCGGCTCCCATAGCGGCGGCGGCTCCAATAGCGGCAGCACAGCAACCGCAGAGGCTATCGTGGATGCAGAAAAAGCAGTGGTAGAAAGCACCGATATGGGTACGTGGTTGCCTCTGGCATTCAAGGATGGCTATAGCATAGAAAAAGTAACTTCCGTAACGGTTGACGGCATAGATGTAACAGCGAAACTGTCCAAGGTGACCACAGACGGCACAATCGCAAAGCTGCCTCTGGTAAGGACACCCAAGCAGGTTGTTATCAAGAGCGGTGATAAAACACAGACCATCAATCTGAACGGCAGCGGTGCGGCATCCGTTTATGCAGGCACACAGTATCTGCCTAAGTATGTATGGGCGCATGGTGCTGTTGCAGCATGGGATTATTATCTGACAAACTACGATAAGGACGGCAATGTTCGTATCAATCCCACAAGAACAACCTTTAATCTGACAGAAGAAGCAAACGCACATCCCTATTACTCCCCCGATGCGGAAGTAAAGGATGGCGAAACTTTTGGTGAGGTTGTAGGCAATGTAACCATTATGTTCAACTTCAATACCGATGAAGAAAAAGCATGGTTCAACGGCATTAACAAGCTGGAGCTGGTAGAGTATAACGAAAACAAGAACACAATCAACTCCAATCTGACCTATACATCGGCAGGGGATGTTGCCCACTATAACAATAAGGTCGGCGAACTGACCATTCCTATCGGACAGAGCAATTTCCGCAATAACGGTCGTTACTATGTACGCGTAAAATCCAATGGCGGCGATAAGGCATCCGTATTGGTTCCCATCCATGTGGTAAATGAAAAAGCACCTACACTCCTTCTGAGAGAAACCGCAGTTTCCGGCAGAAACCTGCATTTCGATGTAAAGGATATGACGTATGCAATCACAACTCCCATCGAAAGCGTAACACTGACAGATCCGAAGGGGGATACAAAGGAACTGCGTTATATCAACGATTATTTCCTTTTCGGCGATTTGTTTGTTCTGTATAACGATGTGAACGCAGAAGAAGGCGTGAATAACCTGCCCTATAACGGCAATTATACCATCACAATCCGTAGCAACGGCTTTAAGGAATTCAGCAAGAGCTTCAACGTAACAGGCGGCGAGGATGTATCCTCCAAGCAGGCAGCTGTAGTTTATCAGTCCGCAGCGTATGACGTAATGACACACGCTACAGGCAGCGGCAGCGGCGGTGGTTCTTCCGACAGCAGCGGCGGCTATAAGGTTTCCGCAGACCTGTTGTTCGATAGCGACCTGCTGGCAAATGCACTGCTGTTGGAAGAAATGGGCGTAACCTGCGCGGCAGCAACAAAGGTAGTAGATAACTGGTACAATGTAATCTGCGACGCGGTATTCAATCAGGGTGATACAACTTATAACACCCATACAGGCTATCTGAATGCAGTCAATGATGCAAAGGTAGCAGGTGCCGAATGGCTTGGCTACGCAGAATATATTGCGGCAGGCAATGTGAAAACAACCCCGAACAGACCTTCCGCAGTAAAAGAGGTTCTGGAAGATGGTCTGCTGGGTGATATTCAGCATAGCAATACCTATGGCAGATTGGAAGCGCCCAAGACTACAGTAGGCGAGACAAAGGAAAATCAGGATGTTGAAATTACCTTTGAAAATGCAGATGCTTACATGGGCAAGATTACAAAGCTGTATCTGAATGATAACTGGCAGGAACTGAGCGCAGATGCTTATACCATCGAAGGCAATAAGATTACAATCAAAGCAGACGCACTGAAAATCGGCGAAAATAAAATCACAGTAGATGCAACAGGCTACCTCAGCAATGTTGTTACCATTGATTATGCGAAGGAAACAGAAAAAGAACTGTCCCTTTCTGTAGCAACACCTATCAGCGAAGGGCAGGATGTTGTCATCACAGTAACAAATTCCGAAGGGGATTTTCTGAAAAACCTCAGCGGCGTTGTGCTGAAAAACAGCGACGGCACGGAAAAAACAGTATATCATCAGGGCTATGAAGGCAGCAATGCTGTTTACTATGTAGTAAGCGAAGATGGCAAAACCATCACACTGAAAAACGTAGAACCCGGTACCTATACCGTTTCCGTATCTGCAAACTACTATGAAGCACTGACAACAGAAGGATTTACAGTAGAGAGAACAACACCTCTGAAAACAGCACCTTCCGTTGCAAAGCATGAAAAGAAAGACAAGGATGGTTTACTGGAAAGCACTGATTATTACCGTCTGACCTTCAGCGGTCTGGAGGGTAAGGACTTGGATACATATCTGGGCGCAATCAAAAAGGTAACCGTTGGCACGAAAGCATACACAGAAGCAACAAGCATTTACTTCCAGAATGATAACTATCGTACAAAGATTGCAGATTCCACCTATGGCGGTTATAAGGATGCTTTGGATTTGGCTGTAAACGGCATTGACGCAACAGGCGAAGGCACAGTAATCACCGTTGAGGCGAAGGGTTACGAAACAATGACCTATACACTGAAAGGTGATAGCGCAACTACCGACCCCGGCGAAGATGATAAGCTGACAGCTCCTACAGTTGAAAAGGCAGAACTGACTACAAAGAGCGGTTTCTTTGAAGATTGTGATTACTACAGACTGCGCTTTGGCACAATCAGCGGTACAGAGCTTACAGCATATCTGAATAAGGTAACAGGCGTAACTGTAAACGGCGTTGCATATACCAAAGAAAGCACCTATATGAAAGAAAGCACATTCAGAGTAAAAGCGGAAAATGACGCTTACGGTACATCCGCTTATGATATTCTGGATTTGGCAGTCAATGGTGTTGATACAACTAAGGATACTGTAATTGTCATTACAGCAGAAGGCTATGCAGATGTAAAATTCACAATCAATAAAACAAATGGCGGTGGTACAACCGATCCCGACGAGGGTAAGCTGACAGCTCCTACAGTTGAAAAGGCAGAACTGACTACAAAGAGCGGTTTCTTTGAAGATTGTGATTACTACAGACTGCGCTTTGGCACAATCAGCGGCACAGAGCTTACAGCATATCTGAATAAGGTAACAGGCGTAACTGTAAACGGCGATACATATACCAAAGAAAGCACCTATATGAAAGAAAGCACATTCAGAGTAAAAGCGGAAAATGACGCTTACGGTACATCCGCTTATGATATTCTGGATTTGGCAGTCAATGGCGTTGATACAACTAAGGATACTGTAATTGTCATTACAGCAGAAGGCTATGCTGATTTGACCTACACAATCAAGAAGGCAGGCGGCAGCTCCGACGGCAAAGACGATAATACAGAAGAAGCTAAATATAAAGTAAGCAGCTGCGAACTTGTAGACGGTCGCTATCGTTTAATGTTTAATGGTTTTAGCGAAAGTGAATTGAAGAGCTTTTTAGGCAATATTACAGAAGTCACAGTTGCAGAAAACAAATACACAGATAAAGGCTGGTATTCTTGGGGTAAACACAACTATAGTAAAGTAGATAGTAAGGGCTATGGTGTTGATTCCTTAGAATTAACAGCAGATGGTTTCAATACAAATGACGATACTGAAATTGTGATTAAAGGCACACTGAATGGTGAAGAAGTAACAATTACTTTCACTTATACAGCAGAATAA
- a CDS encoding MetQ/NlpA family ABC transporter substrate-binding protein, with translation MKKFFAILLAGVLTVGLAACGGSDDAATNDDSNKEEITLKIGASPTPHAEILNAAKDELAEKGIKLDIVEFTDYVQPNLATESGDLDANYFQHTPYLEQFNKEQGTHLVAVGKVHFEPMSIYAGTVKDLKDIPAGTKVGIPNDATNGGRALLLLEANGLIKLNPDAGVTATKLDITENPYNLEIVEMEAAQLPLSLGDLGFAAINANYALQNKLTQDDALATEDAESVAAKTYGNVVVVKEGNENLPGIAELMEVLHGQTVVDFINNTYGGAVAPLQ, from the coding sequence ATGAAGAAATTTTTTGCAATTTTATTGGCAGGTGTGCTGACTGTTGGTCTGGCAGCTTGCGGTGGCTCTGATGACGCAGCAACAAACGATGACAGCAACAAAGAGGAAATCACACTGAAAATCGGTGCTTCTCCCACACCCCATGCTGAAATCCTGAATGCAGCAAAGGATGAACTGGCAGAGAAAGGCATCAAGCTGGATATCGTTGAATTTACAGATTATGTACAGCCTAACCTGGCAACAGAATCCGGTGATCTGGATGCAAACTACTTCCAGCACACCCCTTATCTGGAACAGTTCAATAAGGAACAGGGCACGCATCTGGTAGCAGTTGGCAAGGTTCATTTTGAACCCATGAGCATCTATGCCGGCACTGTAAAGGATCTGAAGGATATCCCCGCCGGCACAAAGGTTGGTATCCCCAATGACGCTACAAACGGCGGTCGTGCGCTGCTGCTTCTGGAAGCAAATGGTCTGATTAAGCTGAATCCCGATGCAGGCGTAACCGCAACAAAGCTGGATATCACAGAAAACCCCTATAATCTGGAAATCGTTGAAATGGAAGCTGCACAGCTGCCTCTGTCTCTGGGCGATCTGGGCTTCGCAGCAATCAATGCAAACTATGCGCTGCAGAATAAGCTGACACAGGATGACGCTCTGGCAACAGAGGATGCAGAATCCGTAGCAGCTAAGACATACGGCAACGTAGTTGTAGTAAAAGAAGGCAACGAAAATCTGCCCGGCATTGCTGAACTGATGGAAGTTCTGCATGGTCAGACAGTGGTTGATTTCATCAATAACACCTACGGCGGCGCAGTAGCACCCCTGCAGTAA